The following are encoded together in the Pseudomonas sediminis genome:
- a CDS encoding PqiB family protein: protein MTDLPLAKTRPASNWSAIWVLPLIALMIGGWLAWRAYSDAGIQVELVFASGEGIQAGKTELMYKGMAVGKVTAISLDSSEKNRGVVATLEVNKELEQYLRSGTRFWLVKPNVSLAGISGLETLVSGNYITFSPGDGEPSKSFTALTQEPPMGDDVPGLHLTLKADRLGSLNRDSPVFYRQIQVGRVKSYTLGEDQSTVEVKVFIEPAYANLVRKHTRFWNASGISVDADLSGFKLRSESLASIVAGGIAFATPEHRKDSPPTDPALPFRLYEDYDEAQAGIKVVVTLTDFEGLQEGRTPVMYKGIQVGSLKTMKVDRDLNSATAELTINPLAEEYLVEGSEFWVVKPSISLAGITGLEALVKGNYIAVRPGEKGKPPARNFVARSKAPPLDLGAPGLHLVLFTDQLGSIEVGSPVLYRQIKVGSVQSYQLGRDNNQVVLGVHIEPDYVHLVNTTTRFWNASGITLKGGLSGVEVKSESLQTLLAGGIAFETPDLQAARSDRQVQRFALHADRDSALQLGQQITIRVADGDGLQPGTLVRYKGLEVGKVENLNLTDDLQAVILNVRITQATEQIARDGTRFWVVKPELSLTRAANLGTLVSGQYLEVQPSAQKGARRTEFTALASAPNQAVREEGLRLVLSAPRRGSIKPGVIVSYREVPVGKVVDFELGPTSDRVLIHVLIEPRYAPLVRSGSRFWNASGIGVDAGLFKGLKVRTESLEALIEGGIAFATPNNPEMGGPAQPGQTFALFDEPQEPWMQWAPKIVLEQ from the coding sequence ATGACTGACCTTCCTCTGGCCAAGACGCGTCCTGCTTCGAATTGGTCGGCCATCTGGGTTTTGCCCCTGATTGCACTCATGATTGGTGGCTGGCTCGCCTGGCGCGCCTACAGTGATGCCGGCATTCAGGTGGAATTGGTATTCGCCAGTGGCGAGGGCATCCAGGCCGGCAAGACCGAGCTGATGTACAAGGGCATGGCGGTCGGCAAGGTGACGGCCATCAGTCTCGACAGCAGCGAGAAAAACAGGGGCGTCGTCGCCACGCTTGAGGTCAACAAGGAGCTCGAGCAGTACCTGCGCAGCGGTACCCGCTTCTGGTTGGTCAAGCCGAATGTAAGCCTGGCAGGGATAAGTGGCCTGGAGACGTTGGTGTCAGGTAACTACATCACCTTCAGTCCAGGCGATGGCGAGCCGAGCAAGAGTTTCACCGCTCTGACTCAGGAACCGCCGATGGGCGATGATGTGCCTGGTCTGCACCTGACGCTGAAGGCCGATCGGCTCGGCTCGCTCAATCGCGACAGCCCTGTGTTCTATCGGCAGATTCAAGTCGGTCGGGTGAAAAGCTACACATTGGGTGAAGACCAGAGCACCGTCGAGGTGAAGGTTTTCATCGAACCTGCCTATGCCAATCTGGTGCGCAAACATACGCGTTTCTGGAATGCCAGCGGTATCAGCGTCGATGCCGACCTGTCCGGCTTCAAGCTGCGCAGCGAGTCGCTGGCCAGTATCGTCGCTGGCGGTATCGCGTTCGCCACGCCGGAGCACCGCAAGGACAGTCCGCCTACCGATCCGGCACTGCCATTCCGCCTGTACGAGGACTATGACGAAGCACAGGCCGGTATCAAGGTCGTGGTGACGCTGACCGACTTCGAGGGTTTGCAGGAAGGCCGTACGCCGGTGATGTACAAGGGCATCCAGGTGGGGTCGCTGAAAACCATGAAGGTCGACCGTGACCTCAATAGTGCCACGGCGGAGCTGACCATCAACCCGCTGGCCGAGGAGTACCTGGTCGAAGGCTCTGAGTTCTGGGTGGTCAAACCGTCCATCTCGCTGGCTGGAATCACCGGCCTGGAAGCGCTGGTCAAGGGTAACTACATCGCTGTACGACCGGGCGAGAAGGGTAAGCCGCCGGCACGTAACTTCGTCGCGCGCAGCAAGGCTCCGCCTCTGGATCTGGGGGCGCCGGGCCTGCACCTGGTGCTGTTCACCGACCAGCTCGGTTCCATCGAGGTCGGCAGCCCGGTGCTCTACCGGCAGATCAAGGTCGGCTCGGTGCAGAGTTACCAACTGGGGCGTGATAACAACCAGGTGGTACTCGGTGTTCATATCGAGCCGGATTATGTGCATCTGGTGAATACCACCACGCGTTTCTGGAACGCCAGCGGCATCACCCTCAAGGGTGGGCTGTCTGGTGTCGAGGTCAAGAGCGAGTCGCTGCAGACCCTGCTTGCTGGCGGTATCGCTTTCGAGACGCCTGACCTGCAGGCGGCCAGGTCGGATCGCCAGGTGCAACGCTTTGCCCTGCACGCCGATCGCGACAGCGCCTTGCAGTTGGGTCAGCAGATCACCATACGCGTCGCCGATGGCGATGGTCTGCAACCGGGTACGCTGGTGCGCTACAAAGGTCTGGAGGTCGGCAAGGTCGAGAACCTCAACCTCACGGATGACCTGCAAGCAGTGATTCTCAATGTTCGCATCACTCAGGCCACCGAGCAGATTGCCCGTGACGGCACGCGCTTCTGGGTCGTGAAGCCGGAGTTGAGCCTGACTCGTGCCGCGAACCTCGGAACGCTGGTCAGCGGCCAGTATCTGGAAGTGCAACCCTCGGCGCAGAAGGGGGCGCGCCGTACCGAGTTCACCGCGCTCGCCAGTGCGCCGAATCAGGCCGTGCGCGAGGAAGGCCTGCGCCTGGTGTTGAGCGCGCCGCGGCGTGGTTCGATCAAGCCGGGCGTGATAGTCAGTTATCGCGAGGTGCCGGTGGGCAAGGTGGTGGATTTCGAGCTCGGGCCGACTTCGGATCGCGTGCTGATCCATGTGCTGATCGAACCACGTTACGCGCCCTTGGTACGTTCGGGCAGCCGCTTCTGGAACGCCAGTGGTATTGGCGTCGATGCCGGGTTGTTCAAGGGCCTGAAGGTGCGTACCGAGTCGCTGGAGGCGTTGATCGAGGGCGGTATCGCTTTCGCCACGCCGAACAATCCGGAGATGGGCGGGCCGGCGCAACCTGGGCAGACCTTCGCGTTATTCGATGAACCGCAGGAGCCCTGGATGCAGTGGGCGCCGAAGATCGTGCTGGAGCAGTAA
- the msrQ gene encoding protein-methionine-sulfoxide reductase heme-binding subunit MsrQ codes for MRYRLWRVSVFLAALVPPLYWLYCAVFNLLGPDPGKVLVDNLGLGALILLLITLAMTPLQQLTRWSGWIAVRRQLGLWCFAYVTLHLSGYMLFIAGLRLDLVLRDLSERPYIIVGALAFFGLLALAVTSNRFSVRRLGRKWKALHRLVYVILLLALLHMLWVVRADLGEWLAYALIGGALLLLRVSAVASGLQRAGVLWRENPKKVEI; via the coding sequence ATGCGCTACAGGCTCTGGCGCGTCAGCGTATTCCTGGCTGCATTGGTACCGCCGCTGTATTGGCTGTACTGCGCCGTCTTCAATTTGCTGGGGCCTGACCCCGGTAAGGTGCTGGTGGATAATCTGGGGCTCGGTGCTCTGATCCTTCTGTTGATCACCTTGGCAATGACACCGCTGCAGCAGTTGACCCGCTGGAGCGGTTGGATCGCCGTGCGCCGACAGTTAGGTCTATGGTGCTTTGCCTACGTAACGCTGCACCTGTCCGGCTACATGCTGTTTATCGCCGGGTTGCGTCTGGATCTAGTGCTTCGCGATCTTTCCGAGCGTCCTTACATCATCGTTGGGGCGCTGGCGTTCTTTGGCTTGCTGGCATTGGCTGTTACCTCGAATCGTTTCAGCGTCAGAAGACTGGGGCGCAAGTGGAAGGCTCTGCACCGTCTGGTCTACGTCATCCTGTTACTGGCCTTGCTGCATATGCTCTGGGTGGTGCGTGCGGATCTGGGTGAGTGGCTCGCTTATGCGCTCATCGGTGGGGCGCTGCTGCTACTGCGTGTTTCTGCAGTGGCAAGTGGGTTGCAGCGAGCTGGCGTCCTTTGGCGAGAAAATCCGAAGAAAGTTGAAATATAA
- the mksF gene encoding Mks condensin complex protein MksF, translating to MSQERYGIRRFALLNTAGYSLGLFPLENPLSVYGANNLGKSASINALQFPILARMSDMSFGKYSLEASRKFYFASDTSYILVEVALPHGPHVIGVAGRGPGGGFGHQFFAYAGELDLEHYQQNGTCLRQRELFKNLGQAGITAYELKPDELRRLLVGGHTSIPLDLTLIPLRSTSEQSLKTFRALFINLLHMREITAAKLKQLFLDAFEHSLRSGSVDYIAATEEAFRDVRRMEQDYQALVTAGPLIEALASGVAQREVLRGKLHRLSPLLDNLLGTWHDYADARKEELVIQAEHYRSEQDGLQNEQRGGTSELMRLEREISEIQRWLGELSVLKNRFALVENAKVLEEQLLAAKDAHDELAGALAQSRQFSSEDLDERLRDLEKRLKSVKQQLDHADNNSYSRLREEFSQADVDRLMRLFNGQLFSLPLGEKGIQAEGDDWVKAIEAVLDRFKGDTFAVPGLSIDLSHIEPPALQALADRAALRDQKDRLERELKQLKTQQSVAADRAASKAQAETLYQAVLDAQKALEDFRKSQTLAAEEPQKLERLAELEGAQDELKRASDAFAERVQQLSAKLQLVGRQLADLEAKERTLEDALRRRQLLPADLPFGTPFMEPVDDSLDNLLPLLNDYQDTWQALQRIDGQIEALYAQVRLKGVAKFDSEDDVERRLQLLVNAYAHRQDEALTLAKARRAAVTDIARTLRNIRSDYDNLEHQLALFNREINKRQVSNLQSFRIVLAPNKEALRHIDQIIHSAGQYEEGETLSVFDLSQSADQDAKNEEAKDYLSRLVAANGNQLGLKDLFELAFEITKVHGQPIIHTDIDGAASNGTTMTIKALTNMYLLLHLMDREQAGRVRLPYYLDEAADIDERNQQALIETSLQLGFVPILASVKPQVSAHVAIDLEGGSGPNGIYIDEADWKFIRPRESAKAQEPAQEETAELA from the coding sequence ATGAGCCAGGAACGCTACGGCATCCGCCGCTTCGCCCTGCTGAATACCGCCGGCTACAGTCTCGGCCTGTTCCCGCTGGAAAACCCGCTGTCGGTGTACGGCGCCAACAACCTGGGTAAATCCGCCTCGATCAACGCCCTGCAGTTTCCCATCCTGGCGCGCATGTCGGACATGAGCTTCGGCAAGTACAGCCTGGAAGCCTCGCGCAAGTTCTACTTCGCCAGCGACACCAGCTACATCCTCGTCGAAGTCGCCCTGCCCCACGGCCCGCACGTGATCGGCGTAGCCGGTCGCGGCCCGGGCGGCGGCTTCGGCCACCAGTTCTTCGCCTACGCTGGCGAGCTGGATCTGGAGCACTATCAGCAGAACGGCACCTGCCTGCGTCAGCGTGAGCTGTTCAAGAACCTCGGCCAGGCCGGCATCACCGCCTACGAACTGAAGCCCGACGAACTGCGTCGCCTGCTGGTCGGCGGCCACACCAGCATCCCGCTGGATCTGACCCTGATCCCGCTGCGCTCGACCAGCGAGCAGAGCCTGAAGACCTTCCGCGCCCTGTTCATCAACCTGCTGCACATGCGCGAGATCACCGCCGCCAAGCTCAAGCAGCTGTTCCTCGATGCCTTCGAGCACAGCCTGCGCTCGGGCAGCGTCGACTATATCGCCGCCACCGAGGAAGCCTTCCGCGACGTACGCCGTATGGAGCAGGACTACCAGGCGCTGGTCACCGCCGGCCCGTTGATCGAAGCGCTGGCCTCGGGCGTGGCCCAGCGCGAAGTGCTGCGCGGCAAGCTACACCGCCTCTCGCCGCTGCTCGACAACCTGCTGGGCACCTGGCACGACTATGCCGATGCGCGCAAGGAAGAGCTGGTGATCCAGGCCGAGCATTACCGCAGCGAGCAGGACGGCCTGCAGAACGAACAGCGCGGCGGCACCAGTGAGCTGATGCGTCTGGAGCGCGAGATCAGCGAGATCCAGCGCTGGCTGGGCGAACTTTCGGTGCTGAAGAACCGCTTCGCCCTGGTGGAAAACGCCAAGGTACTGGAAGAGCAACTGCTCGCCGCCAAGGACGCCCACGACGAACTGGCCGGCGCCCTGGCGCAGTCGCGGCAGTTCTCCAGCGAAGACCTGGACGAGCGTCTGCGCGATCTGGAAAAACGCCTCAAGTCGGTCAAGCAGCAACTCGACCACGCTGACAACAACAGCTACTCGCGCCTGCGCGAGGAATTCAGCCAGGCCGATGTCGATCGCCTGATGCGCTTGTTCAACGGCCAGCTTTTCAGCCTACCGCTCGGCGAGAAAGGCATCCAGGCCGAGGGTGACGATTGGGTCAAGGCCATCGAAGCAGTGCTGGATCGCTTCAAGGGCGACACCTTCGCCGTGCCGGGCCTGTCCATCGACCTCAGCCATATCGAACCGCCGGCCCTGCAGGCGCTGGCCGACCGCGCCGCCCTGCGCGACCAGAAGGATCGCCTGGAACGCGAGCTCAAGCAGCTCAAGACCCAGCAGTCGGTCGCCGCCGACCGCGCCGCCAGCAAGGCCCAGGCCGAGACGCTGTACCAGGCCGTGCTGGATGCGCAGAAAGCCCTGGAAGACTTCCGCAAGAGCCAGACCCTGGCCGCCGAGGAACCGCAGAAGCTGGAACGCCTGGCCGAGCTGGAAGGCGCCCAGGACGAACTCAAACGTGCCAGCGATGCCTTCGCCGAGCGCGTGCAGCAACTCTCCGCCAAGCTGCAACTGGTCGGCCGCCAACTGGCCGATCTGGAAGCCAAGGAACGCACCCTGGAAGACGCCCTGCGTCGTCGCCAGTTGCTGCCAGCCGACCTGCCGTTCGGCACTCCGTTCATGGAGCCGGTGGACGACTCGCTGGACAACCTGCTGCCGCTGCTCAACGACTACCAGGACACCTGGCAGGCGCTGCAGCGTATCGACGGTCAGATCGAAGCGCTCTACGCCCAGGTACGCCTGAAGGGCGTTGCCAAGTTCGACAGCGAGGACGACGTCGAGCGCCGCCTGCAACTCTTGGTCAACGCCTACGCCCACCGCCAGGACGAAGCCCTGACCCTGGCCAAAGCACGCCGTGCGGCGGTCACCGATATCGCCCGTACCCTGCGCAATATCCGCAGCGACTACGACAACCTCGAGCACCAACTGGCGCTGTTCAACCGCGAGATCAACAAGCGCCAGGTCTCCAACCTGCAAAGCTTCCGCATCGTCCTGGCACCGAACAAGGAAGCCCTGCGCCACATCGATCAGATTATCCACAGCGCCGGCCAGTACGAAGAAGGCGAAACCCTGTCGGTATTCGACCTGTCGCAATCAGCCGATCAGGATGCCAAGAACGAGGAAGCCAAGGACTACCTGTCGCGCCTGGTCGCCGCCAACGGCAACCAGCTGGGCCTGAAGGATCTGTTCGAACTGGCTTTCGAGATCACCAAGGTGCATGGCCAGCCGATCATCCACACCGACATCGATGGCGCTGCTTCCAACGGCACCACCATGACCATCAAGGCGCTGACCAACATGTACCTGCTGCTGCACCTGATGGATCGCGAGCAGGCCGGACGGGTGCGTCTGCCCTACTACCTCGACGAGGCGGCGGACATCGACGAACGCAACCAGCAGGCCCTGATCGAAACCAGCCTGCAGCTCGGCTTCGTGCCGATCCTGGCCTCGGTGAAACCGCAGGTCTCGGCCCACGTGGCCATCGACCTGGAAGGCGGCAGCGGCCCCAACGGCATCTACATCGACGAGGCGGACTGGAAGTTCATCAGGCCGCGCGAAAGTGCCAAGGCCCAGGAGCCTGCGCAGGAGGAAACTGCCGAGCTGGCCTGA
- the mksE gene encoding Mks condensin complex protein MksE, producing MNIDLKEMTQLAAAFRDLFKGYHISRSEPECYAQLSSMQDQYRALFRALGFELVCDPRGFYYFVPEQVAPQVNKTAQRLALFTFILVEHLADQGRDPLSVLDGGSIGRDELPALLEKYRDLFLQAEVTTFEELEDKIIRRLVQLGFAEDSNGVYRFLPPMHRFLDVCLSVQHDRDLAASLHSSDLPLPAPVLLDDDGDADPTEAAGVEESEEDALARAMAEERAAQEMDA from the coding sequence ATGAACATCGATCTGAAAGAAATGACCCAACTCGCGGCGGCCTTCCGCGACCTGTTCAAGGGCTACCACATCTCGCGCAGCGAGCCGGAGTGCTACGCCCAGCTGTCGAGCATGCAGGATCAGTATCGCGCGCTGTTCCGTGCCCTCGGCTTCGAGCTGGTCTGCGACCCGCGCGGTTTCTACTACTTCGTGCCGGAGCAGGTGGCGCCGCAGGTGAACAAGACCGCCCAGCGTCTGGCGCTATTCACCTTCATCCTGGTCGAGCACCTGGCCGACCAGGGCCGCGACCCGCTCTCCGTACTTGACGGCGGCAGCATCGGCCGTGACGAGCTGCCGGCGCTGCTAGAGAAGTACCGCGACCTGTTCCTGCAGGCCGAGGTCACCACCTTCGAGGAGCTGGAAGACAAGATCATCCGCCGCCTAGTGCAGCTCGGCTTCGCCGAGGACAGCAACGGCGTGTACCGTTTTCTGCCACCGATGCACCGTTTCCTCGACGTCTGCCTGTCGGTGCAGCACGACCGTGACCTGGCCGCCAGCCTGCACAGCAGCGACCTGCCACTACCGGCGCCGGTGCTGCTGGACGATGATGGCGACGCCGATCCGACTGAAGCCGCGGGCGTCGAAGAATCCGAGGAAGATGCCCTGGCCCGCGCCATGGCCGAAGAACGCGCCGCACAGGAGATGGACGCATGA
- a CDS encoding paraquat-inducible protein A, which yields MSDSPPEPSLSSLPIEQLVACHECDLLMRKPVLQDGESAECPQCGYELFSHRHHVVRRSLALVLTALLLYIPANFLPIMQLNLLGQTSQDTVWSGVIGLYESGMQGIAVVVFLCSMAVPLLKLICQLLVLLSIRLDFGRSYGLLLYRIYHHLREWGMLEVYLMGILVAMVKLMDLADLSIGLGLFCFIALLLVQVWLEVTMSPHQIWQALSGEDIHAGD from the coding sequence ATGTCTGACTCGCCACCCGAACCGTCCTTGTCATCCTTGCCGATCGAGCAGTTGGTCGCCTGTCATGAGTGCGATCTGTTGATGCGCAAGCCGGTGCTGCAGGATGGAGAAAGCGCCGAGTGTCCGCAGTGTGGGTATGAGTTGTTCAGCCATCGCCACCACGTCGTTCGACGTAGTCTGGCGTTAGTGCTGACTGCTCTGCTGCTTTATATCCCCGCGAACTTCCTGCCAATCATGCAGCTCAATCTACTGGGCCAGACCTCGCAAGATACGGTCTGGAGCGGTGTGATCGGCTTGTATGAAAGCGGTATGCAAGGCATCGCTGTGGTGGTGTTCCTCTGCAGCATGGCCGTACCACTGCTCAAGCTGATTTGCCAACTGCTGGTGTTGCTCAGCATTCGTCTCGATTTTGGCCGTAGCTACGGCCTGTTGCTTTATCGTATCTATCACCATCTGCGTGAGTGGGGGATGCTCGAGGTCTATCTGATGGGCATCCTGGTGGCGATGGTCAAGTTGATGGATCTGGCTGATCTGAGTATCGGCCTGGGGCTGTTCTGTTTTATCGCGCTGTTGCTGGTGCAGGTCTGGCTGGAGGTGACCATGTCGCCGCATCAGATCTGGCAAGCCTTGTCCGGGGAGGACATCCATGCGGGCGATTGA
- the msrP gene encoding protein-methionine-sulfoxide reductase catalytic subunit MsrP, producing MLIRVPPSSRALESEVTPESVYLSRRKLMQGSLALAAMAAMPGWASAEAQGRYSDVEPAKAPGWFEEKLAATRWQAITAEGESITPFKDATHYNNFYEFGTGKGDPAANAGKLQVEPWTVMVDGKVGKPGRYAIEDLVKPYAFEERLYRLRCVEAWSMVIPWLGFPLAELLKQVEPTSSARYVRFETLIDLERMPGQRSGFSLIDWPYVEGLRLDEAMHPLAFMAVGMYGRVLPNQNGAPLRLVVPWKYGFKSIKSIVRISLVSEAPKTTWERIAPNEYGFYANVNPQVDHPRWSQATERRLPSRLFSPNVIDTRMFNGYEEVADLYAGMDLSRYY from the coding sequence ATGCTCATCCGAGTACCTCCCTCTTCTCGGGCTCTTGAGTCCGAAGTCACCCCGGAATCCGTTTACCTTTCCCGTCGCAAGCTGATGCAGGGCTCGCTGGCGCTGGCTGCGATGGCGGCTATGCCCGGTTGGGCCAGTGCCGAAGCTCAAGGGCGCTACAGCGATGTCGAGCCCGCCAAGGCGCCTGGCTGGTTCGAAGAGAAACTGGCGGCCACGCGCTGGCAAGCGATTACGGCTGAAGGTGAAAGCATCACGCCGTTCAAGGACGCGACGCACTACAACAACTTCTATGAGTTCGGCACAGGTAAGGGCGATCCGGCGGCCAATGCCGGCAAGCTGCAGGTCGAGCCCTGGACAGTGATGGTCGATGGCAAGGTGGGCAAGCCGGGGCGCTATGCCATCGAGGATCTGGTCAAACCGTATGCGTTCGAAGAGCGCCTCTATCGACTCCGCTGTGTCGAGGCCTGGTCCATGGTCATTCCCTGGTTGGGCTTTCCTTTGGCCGAACTGCTCAAGCAGGTCGAGCCCACCTCATCGGCTCGTTATGTGCGTTTCGAGACGCTGATTGATCTTGAGCGCATGCCGGGCCAGCGCTCGGGGTTCTCTCTGATCGATTGGCCTTATGTGGAAGGCTTACGTCTGGACGAGGCCATGCATCCGTTGGCCTTTATGGCTGTCGGCATGTACGGCCGAGTGCTGCCGAACCAGAACGGCGCTCCCTTGCGTCTGGTGGTGCCCTGGAAATATGGTTTCAAAAGCATCAAATCCATCGTACGCATCAGCCTGGTGAGCGAGGCGCCTAAAACTACCTGGGAGCGCATTGCGCCGAACGAGTACGGCTTCTATGCCAACGTCAACCCGCAGGTGGATCATCCGCGCTGGTCTCAAGCAACCGAGCGGCGTCTGCCTAGCAGGTTGTTCAGCCCCAATGTGATCGATACACGGATGTTCAATGGCTATGAGGAGGTCGCTGACCTCTACGCGGGAATGGATCTGTCGAGGTACTACTGA
- the pssA gene encoding CDP-diacylglycerol--serine O-phosphatidyltransferase, whose product MSEGPEDQKPAGDNLESLLPIDEHIEEGQDAEGRKVRHRGIYLLPNLFTTANLFAGFYSIINAMNGNFYVAAAAVFVAMVLDGLDGRVARLTNTQSAFGAEYDSLSDMVAFGVAPALLAFEWALGSMGKVGWMVAFIYVAGAALRLARFNTQIGSVDKRYFIGLASPAAAGVVAGTVWAFSDFGIKGSNMSFAVALLVAAAGCLMVSNIKYYSFKDLDLKGRVPFVAILAVVLVFAVVFSDPPRILLLIFLAYAASGPIQYLLQLRRRKSA is encoded by the coding sequence ATGAGTGAAGGTCCCGAGGATCAAAAGCCGGCTGGCGACAATCTGGAAAGCCTGCTGCCGATCGACGAGCACATAGAGGAAGGGCAGGACGCTGAAGGACGCAAGGTGCGTCATCGAGGCATTTACCTGCTGCCCAATCTGTTCACCACGGCAAACCTGTTCGCCGGTTTCTACTCCATCATCAACGCAATGAACGGCAACTTCTATGTGGCTGCCGCCGCGGTGTTCGTCGCCATGGTGCTCGATGGTCTGGACGGCCGCGTGGCGCGTTTGACCAATACGCAAAGTGCATTCGGCGCCGAGTACGACTCGCTTTCCGATATGGTGGCCTTCGGCGTTGCGCCAGCTCTGCTCGCATTCGAATGGGCGCTGGGTAGCATGGGCAAAGTAGGCTGGATGGTCGCCTTCATCTATGTTGCTGGCGCAGCCTTGCGGCTGGCGCGCTTCAATACGCAGATCGGCAGCGTCGACAAACGTTACTTCATCGGTCTGGCCAGTCCGGCTGCGGCGGGTGTGGTTGCCGGTACGGTGTGGGCGTTCAGCGATTTCGGTATCAAGGGCTCGAACATGTCCTTTGCCGTGGCGCTGCTGGTCGCTGCTGCAGGGTGCCTGATGGTCAGCAACATCAAGTACTACAGCTTCAAGGACCTGGACCTGAAAGGGCGCGTACCTTTCGTGGCCATTCTGGCCGTGGTGCTGGTGTTCGCCGTGGTGTTCAGCGATCCGCCCCGTATCCTGCTGCTTATCTTCCTCGCTTACGCAGCCTCCGGTCCGATTCAGTACCTGCTGCAATTGCGTCGTCGTAAATCTGCCTGA
- a CDS encoding paraquat-inducible protein A, with the protein MRAIEAGLLVCHECHQLNPVDTEAEHQYCSRCGGRVHERRPGSLVRTWALLLTSAILYIPANLLPIMTVNSLGKGSPATIMGGVVELIHLGMLPIAAVVFIASILVPTFKLVGIALLLYSVQRHQPMSARQRILMYRFIEWIGRWSMLDIFVIAILVAIVNFGSLASIEAGAGAAAFASVVILTMLAALTFDPRLIWDNTETDHD; encoded by the coding sequence ATGCGGGCGATTGAGGCTGGATTGCTGGTCTGCCATGAGTGTCATCAGCTCAATCCGGTCGATACCGAGGCCGAGCATCAGTACTGCAGTCGCTGCGGTGGCAGGGTTCATGAGCGTCGACCAGGCAGTCTGGTGCGTACCTGGGCGCTGTTGCTGACGTCGGCGATTCTTTATATTCCAGCCAACCTGCTACCCATCATGACGGTCAACAGCCTGGGCAAGGGCTCGCCGGCGACCATCATGGGTGGGGTGGTGGAACTCATCCACCTGGGCATGCTGCCAATCGCTGCGGTGGTGTTCATCGCCAGTATTCTGGTGCCGACGTTCAAGCTGGTTGGCATCGCGCTGCTGCTGTATTCGGTTCAGCGCCATCAGCCGATGTCGGCGCGTCAGCGTATTCTGATGTACCGCTTTATCGAATGGATCGGCCGCTGGTCGATGCTGGATATATTCGTCATCGCCATTCTGGTGGCGATAGTGAATTTTGGCAGCCTGGCCAGTATCGAAGCTGGGGCCGGAGCGGCCGCCTTTGCCAGTGTGGTCATCCTGACTATGTTGGCTGCACTGACTTTCGACCCTCGCCTTATCTGGGACAACACGGAAACCGACCATGACTGA